In Nocardia sputorum, a single genomic region encodes these proteins:
- a CDS encoding 1,2-dihydroxy-3-keto-5-methylthiopentene dioxygenase: MTLLQVMAAGDAADVRVRTSDDEVIGTELARHGITFGRWPVVENAASVPSEELLAHYEKNVAELNESGRYKHIDIARIHPDDSDPKWPETAKGARGKFLDEHRHAEDEVRFFAAGRGCFYLHLGEEVLAVVCEGGDLLSVPAGTLHWFDMGERPDFIAIRFFEEEDGWVGDFTGDKISAGFPTLDELLTAP, encoded by the coding sequence ATGACCCTCCTGCAGGTGATGGCCGCCGGGGACGCGGCCGACGTGCGCGTTCGCACCAGCGACGACGAGGTGATCGGCACCGAACTGGCCAGGCACGGCATCACCTTCGGCCGCTGGCCGGTGGTCGAGAACGCCGCGTCGGTGCCGTCGGAGGAATTGCTCGCGCACTACGAGAAGAACGTCGCGGAACTGAACGAGTCCGGGCGCTACAAGCACATCGACATCGCCCGCATCCACCCCGACGACAGCGACCCGAAGTGGCCGGAGACCGCCAAGGGGGCGCGCGGCAAGTTCCTCGACGAGCACCGGCACGCCGAGGACGAGGTGCGCTTCTTCGCCGCCGGGCGCGGCTGCTTCTACCTGCACCTGGGCGAGGAGGTCCTCGCGGTGGTGTGCGAGGGCGGAGACCTGCTGTCGGTGCCCGCGGGCACGCTGCACTGGTTCGACATGGGCGAGCGCCCGGATTTCATCGCCATCCGCTTCTTCGAAGAAGAGGACGGCTGGGTCGGCGATTTCACCGGCGACAAGATCAGCGCGGGCTTCCCCACCCTCGACGAGCTGCTGACCGCGCCGTGA